A genome region from Geodermatophilus bullaregiensis includes the following:
- a CDS encoding small basic family protein produces the protein MLPVIGLAVGIALGLFFDPTVPLWLQPYLPIAVVAALDAVFGGARARLDGIFDAKVFVISFVSNVVVAGLIVFLGDQLGVGAQLSTAVVVVLGIRIFGNAAAIRRHLFRA, from the coding sequence GTGCTCCCCGTCATCGGCCTGGCGGTCGGCATCGCCCTCGGCCTGTTCTTCGACCCGACCGTGCCGCTGTGGCTGCAGCCCTACCTGCCGATCGCCGTGGTGGCCGCCCTCGACGCGGTCTTCGGCGGCGCCCGGGCCCGGCTCGACGGGATCTTCGACGCCAAGGTGTTCGTCATCTCGTTCGTGTCGAACGTCGTCGTCGCCGGGCTGATCGTCTTCCTCGGCGACCAGCTCGGGGTGGGCGCGCAGCTGTCCACGGCGGTCGTCGTCGTCCTCGGCATCCGCATCTTCGGCAACGCCGCGGCCATCCGCCGGCACCTGTTCCGGGCATGA
- a CDS encoding MerR family transcriptional regulator: MSDQSEGSQGQLFSDAAVGATDYDEVDSDLVGYRGPTACAAAGITYRQLDYWARTGLVAPSVRSATGSGTQRLYSFRDILVLKVVKRLLDTGVSLQNIRKAVDHLRNRGIKDLANVTLFSDGATVYECTSAEEVVDLLAGGQGVFGIAVSGALRELSGELAELPAERLDGAPLHAAEDELSMRRRRRAATA, encoded by the coding sequence GTGAGCGACCAGAGCGAGGGCTCCCAGGGTCAGCTCTTCAGCGACGCCGCCGTGGGTGCGACGGACTACGACGAGGTCGACAGCGACCTGGTCGGGTACCGCGGCCCCACGGCGTGTGCCGCCGCCGGGATCACCTACCGCCAGCTGGACTACTGGGCCCGTACCGGCCTGGTCGCCCCCTCGGTCCGCAGTGCGACCGGGTCGGGCACCCAGCGGCTCTACTCGTTCCGCGACATCCTGGTCCTCAAGGTGGTCAAGCGACTGCTGGACACCGGGGTCTCGCTGCAGAACATCCGCAAGGCCGTCGACCACCTGCGCAACCGCGGCATCAAGGACCTCGCCAACGTCACGCTGTTCTCCGACGGGGCGACGGTCTACGAGTGCACCTCGGCCGAGGAGGTCGTCGACCTGCTCGCCGGCGGCCAGGGGGTGTTCGGCATCGCCGTCTCCGGCGCGCTGCGCGAGCTCTCCGGTGAGCTGGCCGAGCTGCCCGCCGAGCGTCTCGACGGCGCACCGCTGCACGCCGCGGAGGACGAGCTGTCGATGCGCCGCCGCCGCCGGGCCGCCACCGCCTGA
- a CDS encoding DUF881 domain-containing protein: MSDDPRPAEGAEQPRPATAEEPPAEEPRVEESAAEESAAEGPFAEEPVAEEPPAEEPAVGVAPPGPSRRRQRRVAGALIAVLTVLLGFAIAVQVRSTGTGQALAGAREEELVAILDDLDAQEARLRQQIADQRAALRELSDTDSRSAAALENAAERAEALAILNGTVAAEGPGLVMTIRDPEGRVRVADLLDAIQELRGAGAETLQIDGVRVGVSTAVTGVPGDLQIDGRPVAAPYEVVVIGSPPDLQTAMGIPGGVVDRVGRQGGTVDIEQRDRVVVDALRPLDEPQYAQPQTE, encoded by the coding sequence ATGAGCGACGACCCGCGTCCCGCGGAGGGCGCCGAGCAGCCCCGGCCGGCCACGGCGGAGGAGCCGCCCGCGGAGGAGCCGCGCGTCGAGGAGTCCGCTGCGGAGGAGTCCGCTGCGGAGGGGCCGTTCGCGGAGGAGCCGGTCGCGGAGGAGCCTCCTGCCGAGGAGCCCGCGGTGGGCGTCGCGCCGCCCGGCCCGTCGCGCCGCCGCCAGCGGCGGGTGGCCGGCGCGCTGATCGCCGTGCTCACCGTCCTGCTCGGCTTCGCCATCGCGGTGCAGGTGCGCAGCACCGGCACCGGCCAGGCGCTCGCAGGCGCCCGCGAGGAGGAGCTGGTCGCCATCCTGGACGACCTCGACGCCCAGGAAGCCCGGCTGCGGCAGCAGATCGCCGACCAGCGCGCGGCCCTGCGGGAGCTGTCGGACACCGACAGCCGCTCCGCCGCCGCCCTCGAGAACGCCGCCGAGCGCGCCGAGGCCCTGGCGATCCTCAACGGGACCGTCGCCGCCGAGGGCCCCGGCCTGGTCATGACCATCCGCGACCCCGAGGGACGGGTGCGCGTCGCCGACCTGCTCGACGCCATCCAGGAGCTGCGCGGCGCCGGCGCGGAGACCCTGCAGATCGACGGCGTCCGGGTGGGCGTGTCCACCGCCGTCACCGGCGTGCCGGGTGACCTGCAGATCGACGGCCGGCCGGTCGCCGCCCCCTACGAGGTCGTCGTCATCGGCTCGCCGCCGGACCTGCAGACCGCGATGGGCATCCCCGGCGGCGTGGTGGACCGGGTCGGCCGGCAGGGCGGCACCGTCGACATCGAGCAGCGCGACCGGGTCGTCGTCGACGCGTTGCGGCCCCTGGACGAGCCTCAATACGCTCAGCCGCAGACCGAGTGA
- a CDS encoding bifunctional nuclease family protein, with protein MQELRVVGVRVELPGNQPILLLKETQGERYLPIWIGAVEAAAIAFEQQGVRPARPMTHDLLREVVRTLGAELEAVNITEMRDGIYIAELVFGDDRVVSARPSDAVALAVRTGAPIYGAEDLLDEVGIEIPDEQEDEVEKFREFLDQISPEDFGAGSGSGGA; from the coding sequence GTGCAGGAACTCAGAGTCGTCGGGGTCCGGGTCGAGCTGCCCGGCAACCAGCCGATCCTGCTGCTCAAGGAGACGCAGGGCGAGCGCTACCTGCCCATCTGGATCGGTGCGGTCGAGGCCGCCGCGATCGCCTTCGAGCAGCAGGGCGTGCGCCCCGCGCGGCCGATGACCCACGACCTGCTGCGCGAGGTCGTCCGCACGCTGGGTGCCGAGCTCGAGGCGGTCAACATCACCGAGATGCGCGACGGCATCTACATCGCCGAGCTGGTGTTCGGCGACGACCGGGTGGTCAGCGCCCGCCCGTCGGACGCCGTCGCCCTCGCCGTCCGCACCGGCGCGCCGATCTACGGCGCCGAGGACCTGCTCGACGAGGTCGGGATCGAGATCCCCGACGAGCAGGAGGACGAGGTCGAGAAGTTCCGCGAGTTCCTCGACCAGATCTCGCCCGAGGACTTCGGCGCCGGGTCCGGTTCCGGCGGGGCGTGA
- a CDS encoding DUF881 domain-containing protein — MTAPRPGAPGRGGPRSMGASLLDQVLAETLDPAYARAAAARTARADAGEPPHAAWRRRGAPAAVALTMAAAGLLAAVTYAQAASGEEGREEVRTALVTEIQTQSDTADDLVAELESLRGQTADAREAALAASAEGQRAIDDLDAAEQAAGLVAVTGPGLLVTLANAEPDADADPVGGAEEDTRGRVQDGDLQLVVNALWAAGAEAVAINGQRLGPTTAIRFAGEAVLVDFRPVANPYEINAIGDPDELRSRFLASPEVNALAVISESFGLRFEFAQEDELSVPAGGVPELRSAVPSAGRPAEAAATGTGG; from the coding sequence GTGACCGCGCCCCGGCCGGGTGCGCCCGGTCGTGGCGGCCCGCGCTCGATGGGCGCCTCGCTGCTCGACCAGGTGCTCGCCGAGACCCTCGACCCCGCCTACGCCCGCGCCGCCGCGGCGCGCACGGCCCGCGCCGACGCCGGCGAGCCGCCGCACGCCGCGTGGCGCCGCCGCGGGGCGCCCGCGGCCGTCGCGCTGACCATGGCCGCGGCCGGCCTGCTCGCCGCCGTCACCTACGCCCAGGCCGCGTCCGGCGAGGAGGGCCGCGAGGAGGTCCGCACGGCGCTGGTCACGGAGATCCAGACCCAGTCCGACACCGCCGACGACCTCGTCGCCGAGCTCGAGTCGCTGCGCGGGCAGACGGCCGACGCGCGGGAGGCGGCCCTGGCCGCCAGCGCCGAGGGCCAGCGCGCCATCGACGACCTCGACGCCGCCGAGCAGGCCGCCGGCCTGGTCGCGGTGACCGGTCCCGGGCTGCTGGTCACCCTGGCCAACGCCGAGCCCGACGCCGACGCCGACCCGGTGGGCGGCGCCGAGGAGGACACCCGCGGCCGGGTCCAGGACGGCGACCTGCAGCTGGTCGTCAACGCGCTGTGGGCCGCCGGCGCCGAGGCGGTCGCCATCAACGGCCAGCGGCTGGGCCCCACCACCGCCATCCGCTTCGCCGGGGAGGCGGTCCTCGTCGACTTCCGGCCGGTCGCCAACCCCTACGAGATCAACGCCATCGGCGACCCGGACGAGCTCCGGTCGCGGTTCCTGGCCAGCCCCGAGGTCAACGCCCTGGCCGTCATCTCGGAGTCCTTCGGCCTGCGTTTCGAGTTCGCCCAGGAGGACGAGCTGTCCGTGCCCGCCGGGGGAGTCCCCGAGCTGCGATCCGCCGTCCCGTCCGCCGGCCGGCCGGCGGAGGCCGCCGCCACCGGCACGGGGGGCTGA
- the gcvH gene encoding glycine cleavage system protein GcvH, translating into MTTTPDDRRYTDQHEWALVQGTEGAGTVVRVGITDHAQDALGDIVFVQLPAVGEEVAPGNPIGEVESTKSVSDVYSPVAGVVSAVNEVLTDTPETVNADPYGAGWLVEITVTGDDGDPTADLLDSAAYQALVDAT; encoded by the coding sequence ATGACGACCACCCCGGACGACCGCCGCTACACCGACCAGCACGAGTGGGCGCTCGTGCAGGGGACCGAGGGGGCGGGGACGGTCGTCCGGGTGGGCATCACCGACCACGCGCAGGACGCCCTGGGCGACATCGTCTTCGTGCAGCTGCCCGCCGTGGGGGAGGAGGTGGCCCCGGGCAACCCGATCGGCGAGGTCGAGTCGACCAAGTCGGTCTCCGACGTCTACTCGCCGGTGGCCGGGGTCGTCTCGGCGGTCAACGAGGTGCTCACCGACACCCCCGAGACGGTCAACGCCGACCCCTACGGCGCGGGCTGGCTGGTCGAGATCACCGTGACCGGGGACGACGGCGACCCGACCGCCGACCTGCTCGACTCAGCCGCCTACCAGGCGCTGGTCGACGCGACCTGA
- the odhI gene encoding oxoglutarate dehydrogenase inhibitor Odhl, with translation MHCTRCGHDNPEGSRFCAQCGAALSQERVGESTSVIPKVGGEDSGEVPEVSEPAADAHLGAVESLPAGSALLVVKRGPNAGSRFLLDQDVTTAGRHPDSDIFLDDVTVSRRHVEFHREGGGFSVHDVGSLNGTYVNREPVDVATLAGGDEVQIGKFRLVYLTGPRTGEPAAR, from the coding sequence GTGCACTGCACTCGCTGTGGCCACGACAACCCCGAGGGCAGTCGCTTCTGCGCGCAGTGCGGCGCCGCCCTCTCCCAGGAGCGCGTCGGCGAGTCGACCAGCGTCATCCCGAAGGTCGGCGGGGAGGACTCCGGCGAGGTCCCCGAGGTGTCCGAGCCGGCCGCCGACGCGCACCTCGGCGCCGTCGAGTCGCTGCCGGCCGGGTCGGCCCTGCTGGTCGTCAAGCGCGGCCCCAACGCCGGCAGCCGCTTCCTGCTCGACCAGGACGTCACCACAGCCGGGCGCCACCCCGACAGCGACATCTTCCTCGACGACGTGACCGTCAGCCGCCGGCACGTGGAGTTCCACCGCGAGGGCGGCGGCTTCTCCGTGCACGACGTGGGCAGCCTCAACGGCACCTACGTCAACCGCGAGCCGGTCGACGTCGCGACCCTGGCCGGCGGTGACGAGGTGCAGATCGGCAAGTTCCGCCTCGTCTACCTGACCGGCCCCCGCACCGGCGAGCCCGCCGCCCGCTGA
- a CDS encoding CDP-alcohol phosphatidyltransferase family protein, which translates to MTSSQGRSAAVPASPGRPAPGTPPVPDRNELPDRVWTVPNALSVLRLLGVPLFLWLLLGPEADGWAVVVLMVSGVTDWADGKLARVLGQSSRLGALLDPAADRLYIVATLIAFVLRDVVPPWLVAVLVGRELVLGVALLVLRRHGYPPLQVHYLGKAATFILLYAFPLLLLADGGGAWTGVVQPVAWALTIWGSALYVLAGVLYVVQVLGLVRAERAAGPVRAGAAAGSAP; encoded by the coding sequence GTGACGTCGTCGCAGGGGCGCTCGGCCGCCGTCCCGGCGTCCCCGGGACGGCCGGCGCCCGGCACGCCGCCGGTGCCCGACCGCAACGAGCTCCCCGACCGCGTGTGGACGGTGCCCAACGCGCTGTCAGTGCTGCGGCTGCTCGGCGTCCCGCTGTTCCTGTGGCTGCTGCTGGGCCCCGAGGCCGACGGCTGGGCGGTGGTCGTCCTGATGGTCTCCGGCGTCACCGACTGGGCCGACGGCAAGCTCGCCCGCGTCCTCGGCCAGTCCAGCCGGCTGGGCGCGCTGCTCGACCCGGCCGCCGACCGGCTCTACATCGTCGCGACGCTGATCGCCTTCGTGCTGCGCGACGTCGTGCCGCCGTGGCTGGTCGCGGTGCTGGTGGGCCGCGAGCTCGTCCTCGGCGTCGCGCTCCTGGTCCTGCGCCGGCACGGCTACCCGCCGCTGCAGGTGCACTACCTGGGCAAGGCGGCCACCTTCATCCTCCTCTACGCCTTCCCGCTGCTGCTGCTGGCCGACGGCGGCGGTGCGTGGACCGGCGTCGTCCAGCCGGTGGCGTGGGCACTGACCATCTGGGGCAGCGCGCTCTACGTGCTGGCCGGCGTGCTCTACGTCGTCCAGGTGCTCGGTCTGGTGCGCGCCGAGCGGGCGGCCGGCCCGGTCCGCGCCGGTGCCGCGGCCGGCTCCGCGCCGTGA
- the ftsR gene encoding transcriptional regulator FtsR codes for MPGARAGASGDDAAGVHAPRLTIGAVLAALRDDFPDVTISKIRYLESEDLVHPQRTPSGYRKFSRADVDRLRYVLTAQRDHYLPLRVIKEHLDALDRGLPLPGTGPAVPPPAPGPDRPRQGTDGEPAEAAVPPLTPDEFARAAGLDRDQLADCVQFGLLAPDADGRHPAGDLPIAQAAAGLARHGFEPRHLRAFRTGAEREAGLVEQLVAPVLRSRSEDARARATEKLAELAALSAQLHRALLEARLRDLLRP; via the coding sequence GTGCCCGGAGCGCGTGCCGGCGCGTCCGGGGACGACGCCGCCGGCGTCCACGCACCCCGCCTGACCATCGGCGCGGTGCTGGCCGCCCTCCGCGACGACTTCCCGGACGTGACGATCAGCAAGATCCGGTACCTGGAGAGCGAGGACCTGGTCCACCCGCAGCGGACCCCCTCGGGGTACCGGAAGTTCTCCCGGGCCGACGTCGACCGGCTGCGGTACGTGCTGACCGCGCAGCGGGACCACTACCTCCCGCTGCGCGTCATCAAGGAGCACCTCGACGCGCTCGACCGCGGGCTGCCGCTGCCGGGCACCGGTCCGGCGGTGCCGCCGCCGGCGCCGGGGCCGGACCGGCCGCGGCAGGGCACGGACGGCGAGCCCGCGGAGGCCGCCGTGCCCCCGCTGACGCCCGACGAGTTCGCGCGCGCCGCCGGCCTGGACCGCGACCAGCTGGCCGACTGCGTGCAGTTCGGGCTGCTCGCGCCCGATGCCGACGGGCGTCACCCGGCCGGCGACCTGCCCATCGCGCAGGCCGCCGCGGGCCTGGCCCGGCACGGGTTCGAGCCGCGCCACCTGCGGGCGTTCCGCACCGGCGCCGAGCGGGAGGCGGGGCTGGTCGAGCAGCTGGTCGCGCCGGTGCTGCGGTCGCGCTCGGAGGACGCCCGCGCCCGCGCCACGGAGAAGCTCGCGGAGCTCGCGGCACTGTCGGCGCAGCTGCACCGGGCCCTGCTCGAAGCACGCCTCCGGGACCTCCTGCGCCCATGA
- a CDS encoding VOC family protein, with translation MTTLDQTAAASRTRPADHPGDVTGVVVVAVPVSDLARSAAWYRDLLGLAYVREFGDGRQVTGCALADWSAHYMVALRLRSTTAGRADLRGEHPLIVEAADAAAAARVRARADALGIPWTSGRHADGAWTEFLDPDGIALRVVHDAAGPRTFLGVRATATGDPELYTDPLLALPEPRPAPGHG, from the coding sequence ATGACCACCCTCGACCAGACCGCCGCGGCAAGCCGGACCAGGCCGGCCGACCACCCGGGGGACGTGACCGGCGTCGTGGTCGTCGCCGTGCCGGTCAGCGACCTCGCCCGCAGCGCGGCCTGGTACCGCGACCTGCTCGGCCTCGCCTACGTCCGCGAGTTCGGCGACGGGCGGCAGGTCACCGGCTGCGCGCTGGCCGACTGGTCGGCGCACTACATGGTCGCGCTGCGGCTGCGCTCGACCACCGCGGGACGGGCCGACCTGCGCGGCGAGCACCCCCTGATCGTCGAGGCCGCCGACGCGGCCGCGGCCGCCCGGGTGCGGGCGCGCGCCGACGCCCTCGGCATCCCCTGGACCAGTGGCCGGCACGCCGACGGCGCGTGGACGGAGTTCCTCGACCCGGACGGCATCGCCCTGCGCGTGGTGCACGACGCGGCCGGCCCGCGGACCTTCCTCGGCGTCCGCGCCACCGCGACCGGGGACCCCGAGCTCTACACCGACCCGCTCCTGGCCCTGCCGGAGCCGCGCCCCGCTCCCGGGCACGGCTGA
- the gcvP gene encoding aminomethyl-transferring glycine dehydrogenase, protein MADAAAGPLPSLRSLQPAGSFAGRHIGPRAGETDAMLETVGHPSLQSLVDACVPEAVRDRDALSLPPAADEAAVLAELRERAAANEVFTSMIGLGYSGTHTPAVIQRNVLENPAWYTAYTPYQPEISQGRLEALLNFQTMVADLTGLPVAGASVLDEATAAAEAMTLVRRAGRAKPGAVFVVDADTLPQTLAVLATRAEPLGIGLHVADLSEGWPADLPEAGAFGVLLSYPGASGAVRDHRALAEAAHAAGASVVVAADVLALALLEAPGEWGADVACGSTQRFGVPLGYGGPHAGYLSVREGLARQLPGRLVGVSVDADGDVAYRLALQTREQHIRREKATSNICTAQVLLAVMAGAYAVYHGPEGLAAIAARVHRSALALAGWLRAGGIDVVHGAFFDTVQARVPGRADEVVAAAAARRVNLRRVDADTVAVACDETTTPEVLRLVAEAFGVPADDAALDDEGPGALPEGLRRRTPYLTHPVFSAHRSETAMMRYLRSLSDKDLALDRTMIPLGSCTMKLNSAVEMAAISWPEFAGLHPFAPAEQARGYRQLIDELCTWLAEITGYAAVSVQPNAGSQGEFAGLLAIRGYHASRGEQHRDVCLIPSSAHGTNAASAVMAGMRVVVVACDEAGNVDVADLRGKIEQHAGRLAAIMITYPSTHGVFETEIRDICAAVHDAGGQVYVDGANLNAMVGLARPGRFGSDVSHLNLHKTFCIPHGGGGPGVGPIGVREHLVPFLPGHPLVDTGGRGPAVSGAPWGSAGILPISWAYLRLMGPDGLTSATEHAVLGANYLAARLREHYPVLYTGADGLVAHECILDIRPLTKATGITNDDVAKRLVDFGFHAPTMSFPVAGTLMVEPTESEDKAELDRFVEAMVTIRAEIAKVASGEYDREDNPLRNAPHTLSMLAGTWDRPYTREEAVHPTPALTGRTYLAPVRRIDQAYGDRNLVCSCPPPEAFAEPEPASAPEAHVPDRGEGAPDDLGTTADVVGASA, encoded by the coding sequence ATGGCGGACGCTGCTGCTGGCCCCCTCCCCTCGCTCCGGTCCCTGCAGCCCGCCGGCTCCTTCGCCGGCCGGCACATCGGCCCGCGCGCAGGTGAGACCGACGCGATGCTCGAGACGGTCGGGCACCCCTCGCTGCAGTCGCTGGTCGACGCCTGCGTGCCCGAGGCGGTCCGCGACCGCGACGCGCTGAGCCTGCCCCCGGCCGCCGACGAGGCCGCCGTCCTCGCGGAGCTGCGCGAGCGGGCCGCCGCCAACGAGGTGTTCACCTCCATGATCGGGCTGGGCTACTCCGGCACGCACACCCCGGCGGTGATCCAGCGCAACGTCCTGGAGAACCCCGCCTGGTACACCGCCTACACGCCCTACCAGCCCGAGATCAGCCAGGGCCGGCTCGAGGCGCTGCTGAACTTCCAGACGATGGTCGCCGACCTCACCGGCCTGCCCGTCGCCGGCGCCTCCGTGCTCGACGAGGCCACCGCCGCCGCCGAGGCGATGACCCTGGTCCGCCGCGCCGGCCGCGCGAAGCCCGGCGCGGTGTTCGTCGTCGACGCCGACACGCTGCCGCAGACCCTCGCGGTGCTCGCGACCCGCGCCGAGCCGCTGGGCATCGGCCTGCACGTCGCCGACCTGTCCGAGGGCTGGCCGGCCGACCTGCCCGAGGCCGGCGCGTTCGGCGTCCTGCTGTCCTACCCGGGGGCCAGCGGCGCGGTCCGCGACCACCGGGCGCTGGCCGAGGCCGCGCACGCGGCGGGCGCGTCGGTCGTCGTGGCCGCCGACGTCCTGGCGCTGGCGCTGCTCGAGGCGCCGGGGGAGTGGGGCGCCGACGTCGCCTGCGGCAGCACCCAGCGCTTCGGCGTCCCCCTGGGCTACGGCGGTCCGCACGCCGGCTACCTGTCGGTGCGCGAGGGGCTGGCCCGCCAGCTGCCCGGCCGGCTGGTCGGGGTCTCGGTGGACGCCGACGGCGACGTCGCCTACCGGCTGGCGCTGCAGACCCGCGAGCAGCACATCCGCCGCGAGAAGGCGACGAGCAACATCTGCACCGCGCAGGTCCTGCTCGCGGTCATGGCCGGCGCCTACGCCGTCTACCACGGGCCCGAGGGGCTGGCCGCGATCGCCGCCCGCGTGCACCGCAGCGCGCTGGCGCTGGCCGGGTGGCTGCGCGCCGGCGGGATCGACGTCGTGCACGGCGCGTTCTTCGACACCGTGCAGGCGCGGGTGCCCGGCCGGGCCGACGAGGTGGTCGCGGCCGCCGCGGCCCGGCGGGTGAACCTGCGCCGCGTGGACGCCGACACCGTCGCCGTCGCCTGCGACGAGACGACGACGCCCGAGGTGCTGCGCCTGGTCGCCGAGGCCTTCGGCGTGCCCGCCGACGACGCCGCCCTCGACGACGAGGGCCCCGGCGCGCTGCCCGAGGGCCTGCGCCGGCGCACGCCGTACCTGACCCACCCGGTCTTCTCCGCGCACCGCTCGGAGACGGCGATGATGCGCTACCTGCGCTCGCTGTCGGACAAGGACCTGGCCCTGGACCGCACCATGATCCCGCTGGGCTCGTGCACCATGAAGCTCAACTCGGCCGTGGAGATGGCCGCGATCAGCTGGCCGGAGTTCGCCGGGCTGCACCCCTTCGCCCCGGCCGAGCAGGCCCGCGGCTACCGGCAGCTGATCGACGAGCTGTGCACCTGGCTGGCCGAGATCACCGGCTACGCCGCCGTCAGCGTGCAGCCCAACGCCGGGTCGCAGGGCGAGTTCGCCGGACTGCTGGCCATCCGCGGCTACCACGCCTCCCGCGGCGAGCAGCACCGCGACGTCTGCCTCATCCCCAGCTCCGCGCACGGCACCAACGCCGCCAGCGCGGTGATGGCCGGCATGCGCGTGGTCGTGGTGGCCTGCGACGAGGCCGGCAACGTCGACGTCGCCGACCTGCGCGGCAAGATCGAGCAGCACGCCGGCCGGCTGGCCGCGATCATGATCACCTACCCGTCGACGCACGGGGTGTTCGAGACCGAGATCCGCGACATCTGCGCCGCGGTGCACGACGCCGGCGGGCAGGTCTACGTCGACGGCGCCAACCTCAACGCGATGGTCGGGCTGGCGCGGCCCGGCCGGTTCGGCTCCGACGTCAGCCACCTCAACCTGCACAAGACCTTCTGCATCCCGCACGGCGGCGGCGGGCCCGGCGTCGGCCCGATCGGCGTCCGCGAGCACCTGGTGCCCTTCCTGCCCGGCCACCCGCTGGTCGACACCGGCGGCCGGGGCCCGGCGGTCTCGGGCGCGCCGTGGGGGTCGGCCGGCATCCTGCCGATCTCGTGGGCCTACCTGCGGCTGATGGGTCCCGACGGGCTCACGAGCGCCACCGAGCACGCCGTCCTCGGCGCCAACTACCTCGCCGCCCGGCTGCGCGAGCACTACCCGGTGCTCTACACCGGCGCCGACGGGCTGGTCGCCCACGAGTGCATCCTCGACATCCGCCCGCTCACCAAGGCCACCGGGATCACCAACGACGACGTCGCCAAGCGGCTGGTCGACTTCGGCTTCCACGCCCCGACGATGAGCTTCCCCGTGGCCGGCACGCTGATGGTCGAGCCCACCGAGAGCGAGGACAAGGCCGAGCTCGACCGGTTCGTCGAGGCGATGGTGACCATCCGCGCGGAGATCGCCAAGGTGGCCTCCGGTGAGTACGACCGCGAGGACAACCCGCTGCGCAACGCCCCGCACACCCTGTCGATGCTCGCCGGGACGTGGGACCGCCCCTACACCCGCGAGGAGGCGGTCCACCCGACCCCGGCGCTCACCGGGCGGACCTACCTCGCGCCGGTACGGCGGATCGACCAGGCCTACGGCGACCGCAACCTGGTCTGCTCCTGCCCGCCGCCGGAGGCCTTCGCCGAGCCCGAGCCGGCCTCCGCGCCGGAGGCGCACGTGCCCGACCGTGGCGAGGGCGCCCCCGACGACCTCGGGACGACGGCCGACGTGGTGGGCGCCTCGGCCTGA
- a CDS encoding AraC family transcriptional regulator: protein MDLLSSVLREVRLESAAYRLLELRAPWRLRFDGGLRGVHVVASGRCVLQLDGEPPRDLGTGDLVVLPQADAHELGSVGSAGLPTLSSLDLARRTPGTHLAAGGDGERTTVVCGAFTFGDADHPAVAGFPRCVRVPAEDGRPPGWVAGVAGALLAEARDGGPGSEVVMARLSDAVVTRALRHHLQTADEPGWLRGLHDPHVARALAAVHADLAAPWTVAALARVAGLSRAAFAARFTAAVGQPPAQYLSGARMRRAMTLLRAEGATAAGVASRVGYASEASFAVAFTRHAGCPPGAWRRRARSRTAAAGAVPPPPPVTPVSAEEALAGRW, encoded by the coding sequence GTGGACCTGCTCAGCTCGGTGCTCCGGGAGGTGCGGCTGGAGAGCGCCGCCTACCGGCTGCTGGAGCTGCGCGCGCCCTGGCGGCTGCGCTTCGACGGCGGCCTGCGGGGCGTGCACGTGGTCGCGTCCGGCCGGTGCGTCCTGCAGCTCGACGGCGAGCCGCCGCGCGACCTGGGCACCGGCGACCTCGTCGTCCTCCCGCAGGCCGACGCCCACGAGCTCGGCTCCGTCGGCTCGGCCGGCCTGCCCACCCTGTCGAGCCTGGACCTGGCCCGCCGGACGCCGGGCACCCACCTGGCGGCCGGGGGCGACGGCGAGCGCACCACCGTCGTCTGCGGCGCCTTCACCTTCGGCGACGCGGACCACCCGGCGGTCGCCGGCTTCCCGCGCTGCGTCCGCGTCCCCGCCGAGGACGGTCGGCCGCCCGGGTGGGTCGCGGGGGTGGCCGGCGCCCTGCTCGCCGAGGCGCGCGACGGCGGACCGGGCAGCGAGGTGGTCATGGCGCGGCTGTCCGACGCCGTGGTCACCCGGGCGCTGCGCCACCACCTGCAGACCGCCGACGAGCCGGGCTGGCTGCGCGGGCTGCACGACCCGCACGTCGCCCGGGCGCTGGCGGCCGTGCACGCCGACCTCGCCGCGCCGTGGACGGTGGCGGCGCTCGCCCGCGTGGCCGGGCTGTCCCGGGCCGCGTTCGCGGCGCGCTTCACCGCGGCGGTCGGGCAGCCGCCGGCGCAGTACCTCTCCGGCGCCCGCATGCGCCGGGCGATGACCCTGCTCCGCGCGGAGGGCGCGACCGCCGCGGGGGTCGCCTCCCGGGTCGGGTACGCCTCGGAGGCGTCCTTCGCGGTGGCCTTCACCCGGCACGCCGGCTGTCCGCCCGGTGCCTGGCGGCGGCGGGCCCGGAGCCGCACCGCCGCGGCCGGGGCCGTCCCCCCGCCGCCCCCTGTGACGCCGGTCTCGGCGGAGGAGGCGCTGGCGGGCCGCTGGTAG